One Anaerobacillus alkaliphilus genomic region harbors:
- a CDS encoding potassium channel family protein yields the protein MENFILSLVILVAIAGIMMSVLLLLKNKPILRGKQISIRNFFVLLIVYMTVAMGFGCIYISLQLMGISVLTEGNYEVGGSFFHLLEDAMYFSVVTILSVGYGDITPLGIGRWVAMLEAFFGYLLPTAFVVSTVIQLKDRVKAN from the coding sequence TCTTTGGTTATCCTCGTAGCGATTGCTGGAATCATGATGAGTGTCTTGTTATTACTGAAAAATAAGCCAATTCTTCGAGGGAAGCAAATATCAATTCGTAATTTCTTTGTATTATTAATTGTTTATATGACGGTTGCAATGGGATTTGGCTGTATTTATATATCCTTACAGTTAATGGGAATTTCTGTATTGACTGAAGGAAATTATGAGGTTGGTGGATCATTTTTTCATTTACTGGAGGACGCAATGTATTTTAGTGTGGTCACAATTCTTTCGGTCGGTTATGGAGATATAACACCTTTAGGAATTGGTAGATGGGTGGCGATGCTTGAAGCGTTTTTTGGCTATTTGCTGCCGACAGCATTTGTTGTTTCAACTGTTATTCAATTAAAAGATAGAGTCAAAGCTAACTAG
- the bcp gene encoding thioredoxin-dependent thiol peroxidase, producing the protein MTLEIGQLAPEFSCDASNGEKVKLSDFRGKNVVLYFYPKDMTPGCTTQACDFRDYHQNFEEVNAVILGVSPDPLDRHDKFIEKHGLPFLLLADVDHQLAEAYDVWKLKKNFGKEYMGIERSTFIIDGEGKIVKEWRKVKVKDHVTEALQFIKDNLQ; encoded by the coding sequence ATGACATTGGAAATTGGCCAGTTGGCACCTGAGTTTTCGTGTGATGCTAGTAATGGTGAGAAGGTGAAATTATCAGATTTTCGAGGTAAGAATGTGGTTCTATATTTTTATCCGAAAGATATGACACCAGGATGTACGACGCAAGCGTGTGATTTTCGAGACTACCATCAAAATTTCGAGGAGGTGAATGCGGTAATCCTTGGAGTTAGTCCTGATCCCTTAGATCGTCATGACAAGTTCATTGAAAAGCACGGCTTACCATTTCTATTACTAGCTGACGTGGATCACCAGCTAGCCGAAGCTTATGATGTTTGGAAATTAAAGAAGAATTTTGGGAAAGAGTACATGGGAATTGAACGCTCTACCTTTATTATTGATGGTGAAGGAAAAATTGTAAAGGAATGGCGGAAAGTGAAAGTGAAAGATCACGTGACAGAAGCCTTGCAGTTTATTAAAGATAATCTTCAGTAA
- a CDS encoding D-2-hydroxyacid dehydrogenase yields MKVVSTAKLKTEIKERLITTFEHIKFCFFKNINDAIDDLVDSDILITYGEDLTGEIIEKMKNLQWIMVISAGVDRLPFEAIKEKKILVTNARGIHKIPMAEYTMAMILQVVKQTRRLLESEQKRNWDRRIQMTELHGKTLGILGAGAIGKEIATFAKVFQMKTVGLNSSGKPVESFDQMVTMKNIDELLSKSDFVVSVLPSTPRTDGLIDKGFFDRMLPHAVFMNIGRGKTVVEKDLLEALREQKIAHAVLDVFEREPLPSDHPFWKMDNVTVTPHISGISPQYQFRAIEIFEKNLQAYLKGSEDFCNVIDVTKGY; encoded by the coding sequence ATGAAGGTAGTTTCTACTGCAAAACTAAAAACAGAGATTAAAGAAAGGTTGATTACTACATTTGAGCATATAAAGTTTTGTTTTTTTAAAAACATAAACGATGCGATCGATGATTTGGTAGATAGTGATATCCTAATAACCTACGGTGAGGATCTTACTGGAGAGATAATAGAAAAAATGAAGAACTTACAATGGATCATGGTTATTTCGGCAGGGGTGGACAGGTTGCCTTTTGAAGCAATCAAGGAGAAAAAAATTCTAGTGACTAATGCAAGAGGCATTCATAAAATACCAATGGCTGAATATACGATGGCGATGATTCTCCAGGTCGTGAAGCAAACAAGACGGTTATTAGAAAGTGAACAGAAACGGAATTGGGATCGTAGAATACAGATGACTGAATTACATGGAAAAACGTTAGGGATTTTAGGGGCGGGGGCTATTGGAAAGGAAATAGCAACTTTTGCAAAAGTTTTTCAGATGAAAACGGTGGGTCTTAATAGTAGTGGTAAGCCCGTGGAAAGCTTCGATCAGATGGTAACGATGAAGAACATTGATGAGCTTCTTTCCAAGAGTGATTTTGTTGTCTCGGTATTACCTAGTACGCCTCGAACAGATGGACTAATTGATAAGGGGTTCTTTGATAGAATGTTACCCCACGCTGTATTTATGAACATTGGTCGAGGAAAAACAGTTGTTGAAAAAGATTTGCTTGAAGCGTTACGTGAACAAAAAATTGCTCATGCGGTATTGGATGTATTTGAGCGCGAACCACTACCTAGTGATCATCCTTTTTGGAAAATGGATAATGTGACGGTCACCCCGCATATCTCAGGTATATCGCCACAATATCAGTTTAGGGCAATTGAGATATTTGAGAAAAACCTCCAAGCTTATCTAAAAGGAAGTGAAGATTTTTGTAATGTAATTGATGTAACTAAGGGATACTAG
- the perR gene encoding peroxide-responsive transcriptional repressor PerR, whose translation MAHRLQEALDSLKSTKVRMTPQRHAILEYLYNAHTHPTADEIYKALEGKFPNMSVATVYNNLRVFKDVGLVKELTYGDSSSRFDCITSDHYHVICENCGKIVDFHYPGLDEVETLAEHVTGFKVKSHRMEIYGVCPECQRKEQH comes from the coding sequence ATGGCACATCGTCTACAAGAAGCACTTGACTCTTTAAAAAGTACGAAAGTTCGTATGACACCTCAACGTCATGCCATATTAGAGTATTTGTATAATGCACATACTCACCCTACAGCGGATGAAATATATAAAGCTTTAGAAGGTAAGTTTCCTAATATGAGTGTAGCTACTGTTTACAATAACTTACGTGTTTTTAAAGATGTTGGCCTAGTAAAAGAATTAACATATGGTGACTCTTCAAGTAGGTTTGACTGCATTACGTCTGATCATTATCATGTGATTTGTGAGAACTGTGGAAAAATCGTAGACTTTCACTATCCAGGCTTAGATGAAGTAGAAACATTGGCAGAACATGTTACCGGTTTTAAAGTTAAAAGCCACCGTATGGAGATTTATGGTGTCTGTCCAGAATGCCAAAGAAAAGAACAACATTAA
- a CDS encoding YgzB family protein, producing the protein MAFKYSSKINKFRTIALALVFIGIIIMYGGIFFQASPFLMTLFMVLGFLCIILSTIVYFWVGMISTKTVQVICPSCGKPTKMLGRVDACMYCNEPLTLDKELEGKDFDLKYNRKQ; encoded by the coding sequence TTGGCATTTAAATATAGTAGCAAAATCAATAAGTTCCGTACGATCGCACTAGCACTTGTTTTTATCGGAATTATTATTATGTATGGTGGTATATTCTTTCAAGCCTCACCATTTTTAATGACCTTGTTTATGGTTCTTGGCTTTCTTTGTATTATCTTAAGTACAATTGTTTATTTTTGGGTTGGGATGATTTCAACAAAAACTGTCCAAGTCATTTGCCCAAGTTGTGGGAAGCCAACGAAGATGTTAGGGAGAGTTGATGCTTGTATGTACTGTAACGAACCACTAACTCTAGATAAAGAACTTGAAGGTAAAGATTTTGATCTAAAATATAATCGAAAACAGTAA